The following proteins are encoded in a genomic region of Pectinophora gossypiella chromosome 6, ilPecGoss1.1, whole genome shotgun sequence:
- the LOC126367569 gene encoding probable RNA-binding protein 18 — protein MDEATVPLHLEPMHAPAVMCDKRLWIGNLDTRVNEYQLLKMVRVYGNIEKFDMLFHRSGPNAGQPRGFAFVTYKVRQDAIKAMNSLNGQQLGCKRICVKFAKNTGEDQDKPKPELGIPALAGAKPELKLSKKTAIQSIEAKLKMMENMEAGDDFVVNKLAAHEAPVINQYQTKQHQPPHKSISSFRRRHPYHKKR, from the exons ATGGACGAAGCTACG GTCCCTCTCCACCTGGAACCAATGCATGCACCAGCGGTTATGTGTGACAAGCGGCTCTGGATTGGAAACCTGGATACGAGAGTTAATGA GTATCAATTACTGAAAATGGTCCGTGTGTACGGAAACATTGAGAAGTTCGACATGCTGTTCCATCGGAGCGGACCCAATGCGGGACAGCCGCGGGGTTTCGCATTTGTCACCTACAAGGTGAGGCAGGATGCAATCAAAGCCATGAACTCTCTCAATGGCCAGCAGCTGGGATGTAAAAGGATCTGTGTCAAATTTGCCAAAAACACAGGT gaAGACCAGGACAAGCCCAAACCCGAACTAGGCATTCCTGCATTAGCAGGAGCGAAACCAGAACTGAAACTTAGTAAGAAAACTGCAATCCAGTCAATAGAAGCAAAACTCAAGATGATGGAAAATATGGAGGCAGGAGATGACTTTGTAGTGAACAAATTAGCAGCTCACGAGGCTCCTGTTATCAATCAATATCAGACCAAACAACATCAGCCTCCTCATAAGTCTATCAGCTCATTCAGAAGAAGACATCCATATCATAAGAAGAGATAA
- the LOC126367536 gene encoding RNA polymerase I-specific transcription initiation factor RRN3, whose amino-acid sequence MAMAAQKSVASLMRKTLDRQAAVARVKFRFKKNQVEQILLTYVRDGNIGPYSELLKVLQDCPLTDANYQILFEDCLSCVVLLGREMKQFVDVLCNVDWAGRSEDLVELFSRFMLSLVTAHTYHCPRVMTCLIKLFKADGESWEESPPEETVRLWSNVHTVIAQIVAIMPLTSDLLIQAVMDQFPYYKAGCFANRAYVHNLIWMSKYIPSLREQIMLTIVNRMVVMDVNVVDQSKNKSQVDTMFEMDVEETDEVMETLDYCMMEMLKWLEDERNPVLEIMCRVFERIVLPTHGIRHVQFLLLYTISISQQCADRVLNNLWVVAAGLHGLGPGALATRRTAASHLSGLLARCVRVPNTRLIKYLKIMAEWCHSYITATQEASSSSDNTKVHGAFHAICHAVFYLVAFKHNHLFSTKENIHFVESLNLPRLVTCTLNPLRTCPPQVTRAFSSVTRAHQVVYCQAIIEKNTRHTLHSTDLQFDEWFPYDPYTLPISGKIIWPLCIEYKDWLKDGDDETQYSGMKRKLETDDDDYLMMVTPSQKLASSLSNCISPGFKTSEMI is encoded by the exons ATGGCGATGGCAGCTCAGAAAAGTGTGGCGTCCTTGATGCGAAAGACCTTGGATCGGCAGGCGGCCGTAGCGCGAGTGAAGTTTAGGTTTAAGAAGAATCAAGTTGAACAGATACTTTTAACCTATGTTAGAGATGGAAACATCGGACCATACAGTGAATTACTCAAAGTATTACAGGATTGCCCATTGACTGATGCAAACTACCAAATTCTGTTTGAAGATTGTCTGTCGTGTGTGGTGTTGCTAGGGCGGGAAATGAAGCAGTTTGTTGATGTGCTGTGTAATGTGGACTGGGCAGGCCGTAGTGAGGACTTGGTCGAGCTGTTCAGCAGGTTTATGCTGAGCCTGGTCACCGCACACACTTATCACTGCCCGAGAGTTATGACATGTctgattaaattatttaaag CTGATGGAGAGAGTTGGGAAGAAAGTCCTCCAGAGGAGACAGTCAGATTATGGTCAAATGTCCACACAGTCATAGCACAAATTGTTGCCATTATGCCTTT GACCAGTGACCTCCTGATACAAGCTGTGATGGATCAATTCCCATATTACAAGGCGGGTTGCTTCGCCAACCGGGCATACGTACATAACCTCATCTGGATGAGCAAGTACATCCCTTCACTTAGAGAACAAATAATGCTAACTATTGTTAACAG AATGGTGGTTATGGACGTAAACGTAGTAGACCAATCTAAGAACAAGTCACAAGTAGACACAATGTTTGAGATGGACGTAGAGGAGACGGATGAGGTGATGGAGACTCTCGACTACTGCATGATGGAGATGCTCAAATGGCTGGAAGATGAGAGAAACCCCGTGCTGGAAATCATGTGCAGAGTTTTTGAACGAATTGTACTGCCAACTCATGGGATTAG ACATGTCCAGTTCCTGCTTTTATACACAATTTCAATAAGCCAGCAATGCGCGGACCGCGTTCTTAACAACTTGTGGGTCGTGGCTGCCGGTCTACACGGACTAGGACCCGGGGCGTTAGCTACTAGAAGAACAGCAGCCAGCCATCTATCAGGCCTGCTCGCTCGCTGTGTCCGAGTACCAAACACTAGACTTATCAAATACCTAAAAATTATGGCTGAATGGTGTCATAGTTACATAACGGCTACGCAAGAGGCGTCATCTTCTAGTGATAACACTAAAGTTCACGGCGCTTTCCATGCTATCTGCCATGCAGTTTTCTACCTCGTCGCGTTTAAGCATAATCATCTATTCTCTACtaaagaaa ATATACACTTCGTGGAATCGTTGAACCTACCCCGGCTAGTGACGTGTACTCTGAACCCCCTCCGGACGTGTCCCCCACAAGTGACGCGGGCGTTCTCGTCGGTCACCCGCGCCCACCAGGTGGTCTACTGCCAAGCCATCATTGAGAAGAACACCCGCCACACTCTGCACTCCACAGACTTGCAGTTTGACGAGTGGTTCCCTTACGATCCTTATACATTACCTAT ATCCGGAAAAATAATCTGGCCGCTATGCATAGAGTACAAAGACTGGTTGAAGGATGGAGATGATGAGACTCAATACTCTGGCATGAAGAGGAAACTGgagactgatgatgatgactacctTATGATGGTCACCCCTTCACAGAAGCTCGCCAGCTCACTGTCCAACTGCATCTCACCAGGATTCAAGACTAGTGAAATGATATGA
- the LOC126367558 gene encoding uncharacterized protein LOC126367558 encodes MTIQMMKKINKKIPGILPPPPKSEIDGKITNLSSKSVSELLELKDRQVKLLNNKPFISKLPDKGAKIQSFHDKIVQVLQDKQEEERTCRLFDKLKLNGVDKQSVQNVEWEGKIRDKKEDIYLDSDDDSEPEDVIHILTQSTAQEKIIKVLQPEKPLITPEDLINIGEIPHVKYLVDKTEINPKLKTTGQFKPFKTTRSDVHNPEKEILRKKHKNWEVTAATPPPIVHGPAKILSLEESLKLQQEHNIHLKEIEAQHAAEKLLARSGVKMASLPQDTSKFGSYRETHSDDDSEASDPEGSDKEVHDEEPERGGVVFTVMK; translated from the coding sequence ATGACAATACAGATgatgaagaaaataaacaagaaaattCCTGGAATTTTACCGCCTCCTCCAAAGTCTGAAATCGACGGTAAAATTACTAATTTGTCATCAAAATCTGTCTCAGAACTTCTGGAGCTTAAAGACAGACAAgttaaactgttaaataataaGCCATTTATATCAAAACTACCAGATAAGGGTGCCAAAATACAAAGTTTCCACGACAAAATTGTGCAGGTGTTGCAGGATaaacaagaagaagaaaggaCATGTAGATTGTTTGATAAACTAAAACTCAATGGTGTGGATAAACAGTCTGTTCAAAATGTTGAATGGGAAGGTAAAATTAGGgataaaaaagaagatattTACCTAGATTCAGATGATGACAGCGAACCAGAGGATGTCATACATATACTCACTCAAAGTACTGCACAGGAAAAGATAATAAAAGTACTACAACCTGAAAAACCTCTTATAACTCCAGAGGACTTAATAAATATTGGTGAAATACCACATGTAAAGTATTTAGTAGATAAAACTGAAATAAACCCGAAGCTTAAAACTACTGGTCAATTTAAACCATTCAAAACGACAAGGTCTGATGTTCATAATCCTGAGAAAGAAATATTGAGGAAAAAGCATAAAAACTGGGAAGTGACTGCTGCAACACCACCACCAATAGTTCATGGCCCAGCTAAAATCCTGAGTTTAGAGGAGTCTCTGAAATTGCAACAAGAACATAATATTCATTTGAAAGAGATAGAAGCTCAGCATGCTGCAGAGAAATTATTGGCCCGTTCCGGTGTTAAAATGGCTAGCTTGCCACAGGACACATCTAAGTTTGGCTCATACAGAGAAACACATAGCGATGATGACTCAGAAGCATCAGATCCTGAAGGAAGCGACAAAGAAGTACATGATGAAGAACCTGAGAGAGGAGGAGTGGTGTTTACTGTCATGAAATAA